A DNA window from Caulobacter mirabilis contains the following coding sequences:
- a CDS encoding aspartate aminotransferase family protein produces MPTQANNLDAYWMPFTPNRRFKAEPRLVSRAKGMLYYTPEGREVLDATAGLWCVNAGHGRAEITRAIAAQTEELDYATNFNLGHPKAFEFASRLVNILPGDLNHVFFTNSGSESVETALKIALAYHRVRGKGTKTRLIGRERGYHGVNFGGISVGGIPKNRQYFGGLLTGVDHLPHTFDLARNAFSRGQPAHGAERADELERIVALHDASNIAAAIVEPVAGSAGVLPPPVGYLQKLRAICDRHDILLIFDEVITGFGRLGAPFAADHFGVQPDIVTLAKGITNAAVPMGAVAVRSHVHQAFMDGADAAIELFHGYTYSGHPLACAAGLATLDIYRDEKLFERAAAIAPHWEQALHTLREAPHVVDIRNIGLMGAVELAPIPGKPGERGQAIFHRLFDDGLLVRVTGDIIALSPSLIVAEGEIDRIVAAIREGLSQIA; encoded by the coding sequence ATGCCGACCCAAGCCAATAACCTCGACGCCTACTGGATGCCGTTCACGCCGAACCGGCGGTTCAAGGCGGAGCCGCGCCTCGTCTCGCGCGCCAAGGGCATGCTCTACTACACGCCCGAGGGGCGGGAGGTGCTGGACGCCACCGCCGGCCTGTGGTGCGTCAACGCCGGTCATGGGCGGGCGGAAATCACCCGGGCGATCGCGGCCCAGACCGAAGAACTGGACTACGCCACCAACTTCAATCTCGGCCATCCGAAGGCCTTCGAGTTCGCCTCGCGGCTGGTCAACATCCTGCCCGGTGATCTGAACCATGTGTTCTTCACCAACTCCGGCTCGGAGTCGGTCGAGACGGCGCTGAAGATCGCGCTGGCCTATCACCGCGTCCGGGGGAAGGGGACCAAGACCCGTCTGATCGGCCGCGAGCGCGGCTATCACGGCGTCAACTTCGGCGGCATCTCGGTCGGCGGGATCCCGAAGAACCGGCAGTACTTCGGCGGCCTGCTGACCGGCGTCGACCACCTGCCACACACCTTCGATCTGGCCCGGAACGCCTTCTCGCGCGGTCAGCCGGCGCATGGGGCGGAGCGGGCCGACGAGCTGGAGCGGATCGTGGCGCTGCACGACGCCTCGAACATCGCCGCGGCGATCGTCGAGCCGGTGGCCGGATCGGCGGGCGTTTTGCCGCCGCCGGTCGGCTACCTGCAGAAGCTGCGCGCGATCTGCGATCGTCACGATATCCTGCTGATCTTCGACGAGGTCATCACCGGCTTCGGTCGGCTGGGCGCGCCGTTCGCCGCCGACCATTTCGGCGTGCAGCCGGACATCGTCACCCTGGCCAAGGGCATCACCAACGCCGCCGTGCCGATGGGCGCCGTCGCCGTACGCAGCCATGTCCATCAGGCCTTCATGGACGGCGCGGACGCCGCCATCGAGCTGTTCCATGGCTACACCTATTCGGGGCACCCCCTGGCCTGCGCGGCCGGGCTGGCGACGCTGGACATCTATCGCGACGAGAAGTTGTTCGAACGCGCGGCCGCGATCGCGCCTCACTGGGAGCAGGCGCTGCACACGCTGCGGGAGGCTCCGCACGTCGTCGACATCCGCAACATCGGCCTGATGGGCGCCGTCGAGCTGGCGCCGATCCCCGGGAAGCCCGGCGAGCGGGGGCAGGCGATCTTCCACCGCCTGTTCGATGACGGCCTGCTGGTGCGAGTGACGGGCGACATCATCGCCCTGTCGCCGTCGCTGATCGTCGCCGAGG